The Aspergillus fumigatus Af293 chromosome 3, whole genome shotgun sequence region TCGACCGATGGCGCGTGATTTAACCATGATCCCTCGCGATCAGATCCGTGTTTGTATTGCTGAAGATAATCCCATCAACCAAAAGATCGCCGTGAAATTTGTTACCGGCCTTAACTTGCAATGCGAAGCGTACAGCGATGGACGCCAGGCAGTTGAAGCTCTGCGGACACGCTCTCAAGAGGGCAATCCGTTCCACGTGGTGCTGATGGACGTGCAGATGCCTACTCTGGATGGCTACAATGCGACTCGTGAAATCCGCAAAGACCCAGATCCCAACGTGAACGAGGTTCTCGTGATCGCTATGACCGCCAGTGCCATTGAAGGGGATCGCGAGAAGTGCCTTGAGGCCGGAATGAACAATTACTTACCGAAGCCGGTCCGCTCTACCGTTCTTAGTGAGATGCTTGACAACTATCTCGCTCCTGCGCCCACGTACACCAAGACCCGCCTGGCAATGCGTGCGCGGGGGAGCATTAGCGCCGAAGTCGGCACTCCAAGTAGTGCGTCGTCATCCGGTTCGGGGCCGGTGATTGCACTGACCcctgaggatgagaagatcCCAGACAGGTCCAGTCGGGTGTGACCTAGTCCAGAATCTTTAGAATGAACTTGGTATGTCTTGTGTGAAATACCTTTCATTCTGTTGGGGGTTATGACTACCATCTGTAATGTGCTTTTAACCGTCTTTTATGGGGGTTTTCGATTCGCTAGACCAGCGTCTGTCTAGCGGTACATGAGAGCACCATAGCTGCATTTCCAACTTTTTACCCTTATTTTCCTTTTTATCTATTCCATGTGATGACCACGAACGCTACGACTCACGATATTTGCGTTATGGGTTGGAATTTGCCTGCCACACGGGCGATTATCAAAACTGTCTGGCTACCACTCTTGCTTGCATTCTTCCGCCTTCTCTCTTCGATGCAGTATTTTGTGATGCCCATGGCTCCTGGGGAAAGAATCCTTCCACCCGAGTCTGAGCCATTCTCAATTGCTGCATCATcacccttttcttctcttcaagaTCGTGTTCCGGTTGCCCTTATTTCTTCGCGTTGGCGCTCACTATCCCCCGAGGTTTGAATTGCAGTTCGGATACGCGGCTGCCAATAGGTGTTATTGTTCTTAGGTCTTCAGTTCCCATTCAGACAGGGTTATTCCCAATTTCCGCTGTCTCGTTCCATGCTTTTGTACCAGGAGATATATTCGAGCGTAACGAAGGATTACTCGTACTGGGCGGCCTACTGTGATAACGTGTTTTTATTCAAGACTATGTACAATGAAGGCAATATATTTAGACAACACTGAAGGGCAGTTGTACCCTACAAAGCAGGATCGCTCCGCATGGAGTCGATGCAATTACAGCCTAGGCGCGGTTGGCTCTACGGCCGAAGATACGGAATCGCTTGACACCACCATCGGGGATCAGCGTCAACTTCATGTGTGTGAAGGTGCGGGTGTCCTCGCCACCAGCAGCGAGTTCAGCACCCTCGTACACGTGCTCAGTATCGGCCTTGCAGAACTTGTCGCCGCTAAGCAGGGGGATCCAATCCGGATGATCATGCGCTGGCACCTCACCGGCCGCCACGCTGCCCTCGAGCAGGCCGTGCACCCGCACGGCGCGGGGGAAGTTACCGCGGAAATCCTTGGTGTCGACGACAATCTTGGCAACCGAGCCGGGCAGAcccagctggaagatggccCAGTCAGTGTAGCCTGGGATGCGCGACCGCGCGGTCTCCCAGCCGTCGCCCATGTCCTTGCCCCGGCCGGGAAGTATCAGGTTAGAGATGGGCGTGTAGTGCTGATTGGATGCCGACAGGGCCAGACCGCCCAGGAGCGCGGAGGAGAGTTCCTCGATGGGGGCTTCAGCGGAGTTGATGTGCTCGGGAGCCGGGGGAGGGATCGCATGGCCGTAGAGACGGAGACGGGCGAACCCGCCATCGGGGTACATCAGCAGACGGACATGGGTGTAGGGCTTGGGGTTGGAGGGGTCGTAGTCGTTGAGTTTCCAGGCGCGACGCTGCGACGGTCCGCAGGGCTGAGGGGGTAGAATAGTGGTCCAGCCGTTGAAGCTGGGATCGGCGATCTGTTCGTCTGTGACGCCGCTGTCGACGGGGGCGTAGGTTCCCTGCAGCTCGGCCTTCTCGCCATAGTTGCCATGGAAGAAACCTGTGTCCACTTCGACGCCTTGGATGGCGCCGCTGGCAACACCCAGCTTGATCACGACCCAGTCGTAGGGTTCAGGGTTGTGCCGGCGAGTCTCCCAGCCATCGTACCAGGCGCCGGTGTGCACGAAGACACCGGGACGGTTGATGGGAGGAGTCGGGGTGAGCAGATTCGAGGCTGCGGCGAAGAACTCGTCGGAGCAGGCAAGGATTTTGGTATTCAGACCCGACGAGGCCAGGTTCGTGGTGTGCGCGAAGACCTTATCGATCTCCCCAGCGGGGACATAGGTGACCTTCTCGGAGGACGTCATGGTGCCGGTGATGAGATAGCTGGGTCGAGGTTTTCTCACTGGTATTGCTggattgaagaagatcaattGAGTGCGCGATTGAAAGCTGCAATTCACTTTTTCTTGTAACTAACTCCAGTCTGGTCtgatcatcctcctcttgtcGCAGCTGGAGACGCTCTTTAAATAAGTTGGTGCAGGtgcagaggatgaggatgagggggGAAACAAGTTGCCCGATAACTGGCGATAAGCCCCGCAGGCCACCTATACACTGTGTTTGCCTCAGGTAATCATTACTCGATCCTATCGagtgatcttcttcggcttccttCTTGTCCTGTCTCGCATTTCTCTAGTCTCATCTCCTCCGACACCAGATCACCTCGCTTGAGTCTCTGCTGTCCTATTCTATCCGCTTAGCCACCTGAAGGTGCTATTTCTCGTTACCAAATCGCAATCACCTGCACTTCTGTCGCTATTCCCAACGTTTCCCGCTCATCCCCAATCGAGTTATACTGGTTCGTGCCCCACTGCCCCGGAATTGTACCCTTCGGAGGTCTCCGATGATCGCAGCATTCCGCAGGAACTGGATCGTTCACTTCACATATTGCATAATTGGTTTGGTGGTCAACATGGGGAGAGACGAGACGCCATGAGTCACCATTTTACTGTCCATTCGAAGAACCCCGGAGCACGGTGACAGCGCTCAAAAATCCAAGACTTTTGCCGCATGCTCCGGAAAAATGCTACAGATAATGGCCGAGTTTCACAGAAAAGCGTTGAGGGCCATTGTGCTTTCAGGGTCACACTTTCAGACAGCTTGAACTGAGGCTCCCTCGCGCACAGAAGGGACTTGAGCGTGCAACTGCGCTGTGCATGCTACTGTTGCAGAAGTGGAAGCTGTTACAATGGCACATGTGCGACGTGTACGCATGGACTTGGTAATTGGTGTAGAGCTAGGGACAACGACGCTACTTGGCTACCAATCTCTCGAGCTCTCACAGTTGCCCAACTCTTTTCAGACATTTGAAGCAAGTGGGCGAGAGCATTGCCAATGAAGTGTCATAGTATCTTTCTAAAGCTGAACAGGTACGATGCCAAACGAGCTATGCGCAAAGTCCCAGTTCTATAATGAACGCCGGTAATGCATGGTCACACTCCCATAACTCCCTGTGATAATACTTGATGCATGCCATTTTGACCAGCAGGGATCCTCGGCTTCCATATCACCTTTCCGTGACATCTCAGCCTCCTGTCGTCTTGGTCGCCAGTTCCTCAAGTCGCTTGTATCGCCATTCATATTGTGccaactgcttcttctccgccggTGACAAACATTTCCCTTTgtccgccatctccttctccacctGTTTGAGCATCTCCCAGCGCTTGAGAATCCGGGCCTGATGCTCAGATATGGATGCCAGGTTGGTATCTTTCGAAGCCATGCGCTCCTCGATGGTGGAGTGGTAGGACAATTTGGCGTGGAACAGTGCCATATCCGACTCGTCGTACTTGAGGCCTCGTGCTTCGGGAAGAGAGTTGGAGTGACAGCCTTTGGACGGCATTATGGACACTTGCAATTGCCAGACACGTTCAAATGCTCTCGACGAGATCTGCGAGGTGTATATCGGGTGCCTGCAAGGCTTGTATTGTTTTGAGATCGACCAGTCTGTTCGATGTAGGCTACTGTGCAAAGCGCACCAGTGAGGTAGTGATGAGAAAGGTAGTGAGTTGAGACCAAGGTTGCCTTGGGATGGGGAGGTGGTGATTTCTTTgaccttgctgctgctgttctgcGAAAGTGTCAACCTCTATTGTTGAAGGGATCTAATATCCCTTCTGTGTTTGGGCGGATACAGATGACCTTAATATATCCGCCGTCGCTCAAGCATGTCTTTCAAGGTGATACCAAGGATGCCACAGAACGCACATTTGCCAATAATGCGGCGCAACAGAACAGCGGAGAAAAATGGGAAGGTTCcatgtcttcaatctctcttcgtctctgcTAAAGCGAAGTACCCACTTCGTTTGTCCTGTCATCTTGTGACTATCGTGGAAGCCCCAAATCCACCGCTCCATTAGGAGGGCGTTTGTCCCTCATTTGAGCGGACTGTGACACCTTAAGGATACCACCGGCGTGACCAGGGGCGGTCTGCAGAATCGCGCTTGCCAAATTGCAGTTCTCTGTCGTCGTCTCTGCGAGACGGAGTATTGAGTCGGTGAAGAAGCTCGCAGTCCTGACGAACGGACCACATCTGCAATGGCAGCAAATATAAACATCTCATAGCTACTTCGATGACTGTTGCTTGCATATGTGGTGAGCTGCAAACACGTACTAACATTGGTCAGCCGAATAAAACCAGCCGACTCGGTTGTTAGCCATGCGATCCGGTTGTTACACACACACCGGGGTTATCTTCCAAGAACAAGTATGGAAGTTCTCTTCTCGCCCCTTAACGGCCTAAGTGCTCTCGGAAAGGAGGAAATATGCCGATCTTAACCGTAGGTGGCCGTGCTATTAGGTCTAGACGGAAACCGAACcgatcatgatcatggcttccatgatccccgtcGCGAGGCAAACGCGCAAGGATATCGACCAGAGTATTCCTTTACGCTGCTCTCAAGGACGTTTGATTCGCTGTCGAGCCCGTTTAGCCTCCCGCTGAGCATTGCTTAACACCTAGTTCCGGACTTGCTCTGCAGGTAGCCGTTAGATGCGTTGTTGTATCACATTCGAGTCATGGTCGTATGAACAAGTGGTACTCTTAACGCCCTCGTCAATAGGGGATACTCAACGTGCGTTCACGTCAACTCCGATTTCGGGGATATTGGCAGTATCATCTTACAGTAGAACCACCGCACCATTTTCACTTTAGGCGAAACCAGACAAAAGACTGACTGAGTTTAACCAGCCACACTAACAACGCTTAGCAACTCGAAAAAGGAGTCATCCTGGTTGACTTACACGGCAACAGCCACGTCCTCAACCGTCAGACGCAATACATACTCACCCGAAGTGCTACACCCGCCAACAGGCTCCTGGCGTATGCTGTGCAATTGAACCTCCAGTCTCAAACTTCTGGAGAATATTTGGCATAGTCTACTGCGGTGGCGCTCTTGCCCTTGTAGGGTCTGTTTTGGAATATGTCGGCAGATGCGAAGCTATCTTGAATGTACGTTGGTGTGGCAGCAGTCATGGATGATGTTTGCTTCCAGGTGAGTACGTGGTGTTATTTATGCACAATGGGTTTACCTATCCCTGCCGAGGCGGTCAATAGCTGGATTCGAAGGTTAAACTGAACATGAAAGTACGAAGTTTACTAGCACAGATCTGGTTATATAGCCCATCATCCTGTCATGAGACTCATTACATCAAATGCACAGATCGGGATGTATACAGTCATAACATGTATCTcgcatgatgatgatgatgatgatgatgatgtttaGTGTCATACCTCCTCATCCCGGGTGGCCGCTgccctctccttcttcgccttctggatgtcCAAAGACATCTTGACAGGCGCCACGCCCGGCGTCTCGAACACGGCGTCAATTTCTTCGAGGGACAGCCCAGAAGTCTCTGGGAAGACAAAGTACGACAGAACGAGCTGGATACAGTTGTAGACGACATAGACCACCCAAATCTTGTAACCGAGCTTCTGAATTCCAACACTGATGCCGTATGTCTGCACAGCCCCTGCACCGCCCTGGATCAGCCCATAGAGACCCATTCCCTTGGCACGGAGTGGCAGAGACAGGACCTCAACGGGGTACAGGTTGTGCATGGTGGCAATCAGCATAGCGGAGAAGGTCTGGTAGAGGTAGATCCAAAGGATAGTCAGCGCAGCGGCTGCGGTGTTTCCCGTGACATCGAACTGCCAGGAGGTGATTGTAGCGGCAAACTGGAAGAGGATCATGGTTGCGAGGCCTGTGAAGATCAATGTTCGCCGTCGGAATTTGTCGATTATGAGCGCTCCTACACCGGTAAACACGAAGTATACGGCTGTGGTGCCAAGCTGGATACCAAGCTGCTGCCTCGAACCCTTGATTCCGACGGTTTCTAGAGCGGGGACCATCTGCAGTAGCACAATGTCAGTTGAGAAGCGGGACCTCGCGGCCACAGTCAGGAGGCCTTAGGGGTGACTTACGTAGTACGTAATGATACCTCCGCCATTCcactgctggaagatggagtACAGGAATAGAACAAGGAGTCGGAAGCGGGCCATCTTTGTGAAAAAAACCCGGTAATCCCAGAACTGATTGAAGCCCGTCCGGTCATGCTCAAGCGATGCCTCAATCTGCGATACGACAATCTCGACAATGGGCTCATTGATGTCGCCGCTGGTCGTGTGATACCTTGCAACCATTTGCTTGGCAGCGTCCCTCCTCCCGCGCATGATGTAGTAACGGGGCGATTCGGGGGTGAGGAGGTAAATGGTAGCACAGACTATCGCAGGAAAGACTGCTTCCAAAAGGAGTGGAAGTCGCCAGCTCCAGTTCCCTTCTATCTTGGTTAGTCCAATCATGGCCCCGTTCATGCCCAGACTGCCTATCTGGAAACATGCACCAAAAATGCCGACGATTAAGCCACGGAGATGGGTCGGGGCAACCTCGCCGACATATTGAGAGC contains the following coding sequences:
- a CDS encoding allantoicase; amino-acid sequence: MTSSEKVTYVPAGEIDKVFAHTTNLASSGLNTKILACSDEFFAAASNLLTPTPPINRPGVFVHTGAWYDGWETRRHNPEPYDWVVIKLGVASGAIQGVEVDTGFFHGNYGEKAELQGTYAPVDSGVTDEQIADPSFNGWTTILPPQPCGPSQRRAWKLNDYDPSNPKPYTHVRLLMYPDGGFARLRLYGHAIPPPAPEHINSAEAPIEELSSALLGGLALSASNQHYTPISNLILPGRGKDMGDGWETARSRIPGYTDWAIFQLGLPGSVAKIVVDTKDFRGNFPRAVRVHGLLEGSVAAGEVPAHDHPDWIPLLSGDKFCKADTEHVYEGAELAAGGEDTRTFTHMKLTLIPDGGVKRFRIFGQKGDDAAIENGSDSGGRILSPGAMGITKYCIEERRRKNASKSGSQTVLIIARVAGKFQPITQIS
- a CDS encoding putative MFS sugar transporter protein, translated to MRNQIGVTATHESELEAKKDEAHIEEVVLANLTEEDVFRISREALDLRSWTGFRLFLIIFVQGCNQAGYGIDWAVISGINALPAWHTYFGFGTSGGTYGLLNALMSIGIVCGAPFLSLADIIGRRGINFLGNFIVIVGAVLQGCAVNLSMFMAARFLLGFGSALLSSSQYVGEVAPTHLRGLIVGIFGACFQIGSLGMNGAMIGLTKIEGNWSWRLPLLLEAVFPAIVCATIYLLTPESPRYYIMRGRRDAAKQMVARYHTTSGDINEPIVEIVVSQIEASLEHDRTGFNQFWDYRVFFTKMARFRLLVLFLYSIFQQWNGGGIITYYMVPALETVGIKGSRQQLGIQLGTTAVYFVFTGVGALIIDKFRRRTLIFTGLATMILFQFAATITSWQFDVTGNTAAAALTILWIYLYQTFSAMLIATMHNLYPVEVLSLPLRAKGMGLYGLIQGGAGAVQTYGISVGIQKLGYKIWVVYVVYNCIQLVLSYFVFPETSGLSLEEIDAVFETPGVAPVKMSLDIQKAKKERAAATRDEEQTSSMTAATPTYIQDSFASADIFQNRPYKGKSATAVDYAKYSPEV